The following coding sequences are from one Culex quinquefasciatus strain JHB chromosome 1, VPISU_Cqui_1.0_pri_paternal, whole genome shotgun sequence window:
- the LOC6034801 gene encoding short-chain dehydrogenase TIC 32, chloroplastic, producing MGLLSKIAILLGVGTITYVIRWHYIGRLYRSKRTFSSQDLVVITGASSGIGLAVVKDLVRRGCHLVLGCRNEAAGEIVCDQLRQQFGSEVLVDVYFVDLGSLKSIVSFVDRVGLLGKPVYALVNNAGIFYAPPALTADQIEQTFEINYLGHYLLTILLLPKLKQHPNRSRIVNVVSKAQICVERFPDTELHQLYDDSPQNRFRAYQYSKFCLVLFAHKLSSILANSNVTVHCVDPGNVETAIYRHFPQLNNKVLYYLQKPIRLLAVKTPREGAQSILYAILSGAIPQFYVSNHYSSESEKSEVNPRIYNPILGDTLWTLSRQMCRVHLLEMN from the exons ATGGGGTTACTGtcgaaaattgctattttactGGGAGTTGGAACGATTACCTATGTAATTCg GTGGCACTACATAGGACGTCTGTATCGCAGCAAAAGAACCTTCTCGAGCCAAGATCTCGTAGTCATTACCGGCGCTTCATCCGGGATTGGACTTGCGGTGGTCAAAGACCTGGTGAGACGTGGCTGCCACTTGGTGCTAGGTTGTCGTAACGAAGCTGCTGGCGAGATAGTGTGCGACCAGCTACGGCAACAGTTTGGTTCGGAGGTTCTCGTGGACGTGTACTTCGTGGATCTAGGCAGCTTGAAGAGCATCGTTAGCTTCGTAGACCGAGTCGGTCTGCTCGGCAAGCCGGTTTATGCTCTGGTGAACAACGCTGGGATATTCTACGCCCCACCAGCACTGACGGCAGACCAGATCGAGCAAACCTTCGAGATCAACTATCTGGGTCATTATCTGTTGACAATTTTGCTGCTTCCAAAGTTGAAACAACACCCGAACAGGTCACGCATAGTCAACGTGGTATCGAAGGCCCAAATCTGTGTGGAACGGTTTCCGGATACGGAACTGCACCAGTTGTACGACGATTCCCCGCAGAATCGCTTCCGAGCGTATCAGTACAGTAAATTCTGTTTGGTTCTGTTCGCGCACAAACTATCATCGATTCTGGCCAACTCGAACGTGACCGTTCACTGCGTCGACCCCGGAAACGTCGAAACTGCCATCTATCGACACTTTCCTCAGCTCAACAATAAAGTTCTTTACTACCTGCAGAAGCCCATTCGTCTGCTCGCAGTGAAAACGCCCCGGGAAGGTGCTCAGTCGATTCTTTACGCCATTTTAAGTGGCGCGATACCGCAATTCTACGTGAGCAATCATTATTCCAGTGAAAGCGAAAAGTCGGAAGTTAATCCACGCATCTACAACCCGATTTTGGGCGATACGCTATGGACATTGAGCC
- the LOC6034802 gene encoding biorientation of chromosomes in cell division protein 1-like 1: MENLADDPDFISAIVQEVKSQGLFDNFRKECLADVDTKPAYQNLRQRVESTVSKFLAQQTWTDNIRHKNQLRERLRKHVIESGFLDTGVERIVDQVVNPKISTVFHPKIEEIVYNYLGIEKPKPVLNGDGGDMDVQTDFLPEDLEAVSPDSDKKSSSTSSDIAIKPEPNANDGELNESKEAMEDFESPAFEPLETRPPSQVKNESNDSHASAISGLTSQESVGSEIVDFKQETSVTEDDVGEVVNGVVKDECNGQDEEPSNEASRPVQEISPEVTQNDSQLSQVSSNSRLSIITNSEGVQQQQLLRQPDNQLESRLDITEEAQMPRFNENSNEEDGELPDSGGDEDRSDSADGGDRGPHKSNFDLRKESYEFKGTERNKRYLDVDVEKPNVVEPATIDHKAADGEEKIKEEPQNVPEDQPKQCPLAISLKCEETSSHSERSLRICEDSTLEQKAAAPDTYSTSLQENCESVKTPLNDEHSTQSAPDVDKMDSSQVVEVVSLAAVQQHSDKEKKSERHHRDRDHKSRSSSSRDRRSHSSSKHGSSSSSGSGSGSGSSSRKLDHRDRKSENGNGSSKRSNGDKRKEDDDHYSAHEKPVKKRRSTDRDSNDGAESGKSAKAGDENNGSSGKGTNTESAKSSQSLQKRGSGSQDKLNESLESSFEGFDEEQIGKKERRSATPKKSDKGSKSGVVKSADKGKSSKKPRKSSDKSPPGKSAAMTMDVFSFSFDKPAKLVNGEIVAENSPEPEPGVVDELREDVDVVPSQESIGNFDGEIVLDPAELAQAISANENAEQVTSSVDDNALESGHAAHSFPTTDPADLVTLASQPIVVDQMLSATGDNMDLELLIGEKQLRGDESTMGTIQKGLDVVKNKIRKPKIASNFSEACKLMKVRRQIERQEKKKREQAMVLAKKLINENGSAMEEDQGIELEFVCDSTRNNSAPIISSPVRQKSKLNDEQSLLYFPEESEVYPVNENLREFLKQKTEKSTFAEDYAVECLKIKLHSLQAQQKEPGKALFPDTEEDEIMAVEITEIDDISSDNCTVVLERINMNSPKWQKLRAPSVDSDGAKTQDTVSSLEVPPNDAAYEEMSQSKPVEESSTTETKVSEEPEGSANLPTVRGGVKPRRVGLSRPKGATLNNNTTAILKVDIADVKTSSPAPDRKSNSDIKAQRYTASDLYKPTLNGLRTRTRTRTGERFSM; the protein is encoded by the exons ATGGAGAACCTCGCCGACGATCCGGACTTTATCAGCGCAATTGTGCAGGAGGTGAAATCGCAGGGACTGTTTGACAATTTCCGCAAGGAGTGCCTGGCGGACGTGGACACAAAGCCGGCCTACCAGAACCTGCGCCAGCGGGTCGAGAGCACCGTGAGCAAGTTTCTGGCGCAGCAAACCTGGACCGACAACATCCGGCACAAGAACCAGCTGCGGGAGAGGCTGCGCAAGCATGTCATTGA GTCTGGCTTTTTGGACACCGGCGTCGAGCGGATTGTGGACCAGGTCGTAAATCCGAAAATATCCACCGTGTTTCATCCGAAAATCGAGGAGATTGTGTACAACTATCTTGGCATCGAGAAGCCAAAGCCGGTGCTGAACGGTGATGGTGGCGATATGGACGTACAAACGGATTTCCTCCCCGAAGACCTGGAGGCGGTCAGCCCGGACTCGGACAAAAAGTCATCGAGCACTTCGTCCGACATTGCGATCAAACCGGAACCAAACGCAAACGACGGTGAGTTGAACGAATCGAAAGAGGCCATGGAGGACTTTGAGTCGCCTGCATTCGAACCGCTCGAAACGCGGCCACCGAGTCAGGTCAAGAACGAGAGCAACGATTCTCATGCTTCGGCGATCAGTGGCTTGACATCGCAGGAATCGGTTGGAAgcgaaattgttgattttaagcAGGAAACTTCTGTCACCGAGGACGACGTTGGCGAAGTAGTCAATGGAGTAGTAAAGGACGAGTGTAACGGACAAGATGAAGAGCCTTCGAATGAAGCGAGTCGGCCAGTGCAGGAGATCAGTCCGGAAGTTACCCAGAACGACTCGCAGCTGTCGCAGGTTTCAAGCAACAGCCGTTTGTCAATTATTACCAACTCCGAAGgggttcagcagcagcagctgctgcGGCAGCCAGATAATCAGCTTGAATCTAGGCTGGATATAACGGAGGAAGCGCAGATGCCAAGATTCAACGAGAACTCCAACGAGGAAGACGGAGAACTGCCGGACAGTGGAGGCGACGAGGACCGGTCCGACTCTGCTGACGGTGGTGATCGTGGACCGCACAAGTCGAACTTTGATTTGAGGAAGGAGTCGTACGAGTTCAAGGGCACTGAGCGGAACAAGCGTTATCTGGATGTCGATGTGGAGAAGCCAAACGTGGTGGAGCCGGCGACGATCGACCACAAAGCGGCGGATGGCGAGGAAAAGATCAAGGAAGAGCCGCAAAATGTTCCGGAAGATCAGCCCAAGCAGTGCCCATTAGCGATCAGTCTCAAGTGCGAGGAAACCTCATCGCACTCGGAACGGTCACTGCGCATTTGCGAGGACTCGACGCTGGAGCAGAAAGCTGCGGCGCCAGATACCTACAGCACAAGCCTGCAGGAAAACTGCGAGTCTGTAAAAACTCCGCTCAATGACGAACACAGCACACAATCGGCGCCTGATGTGGACAAAATGGACAGCAGTCAGGTGGTGGAGGTCGTGAGTTTGGCCGCGGTGCAGCAGCACTCCGATAAGGAGAAGAAATCGGAGCGACACCACCGCGATCGTGACCACAAATCACGGTCGTCCTCCTCGCGGGACCGGCGATCGCACAGTTCGTCAAAgcacggcagcagcagcagtagcggAAGCGGAAGTGGTAGTGGCAGCAGCAGTCGCAAGTTGGACCATCGCGACCGGAAGAGCGAGAATGGAAACGGTTCGAGCAAACGCTCCAACGGCGATAAGAGAAAGGAAGATGATGATCACTACAGTGCGCAcgagaaaccggtcaagaagcGTCGCTCGACGGACAGGGACTCGAACGATGGAGCTGAGAGTGGAAAATCGGCCAAGGCAGGTGATGAGAATAACGGCAGCTCTGGAAAGGGGACCAACACCGAATCAGCCAAGAGTTCGCAAAGTTTGCAGAAGCGAGGCAGCGGATCACAGGACAAGCTGAACGAGTCTCTGGAGTCGAGCTTCGAGGGATTCGACGAGGAGCAGATTGGCAAGAAGGAGCGTAGAAGCGCAACTCCGAAAAAATCGGACAAAGGATCAAAGTCTGGCGTGGTGAAGAGTGCTGATAAAGGCAAGAGCTCAAAGAAGCCGAGGAAATCCAGCGACAAGTCCCCGCCGGGGAAATCCGCTGCAATGACCATGGATGTGTTTAGCTTCTCGTTCGACAAACCGGCAAAGCTGGTGAACGGGGAGATTGTTGCCGAAAACAGTCCGGAACCGGAGCCGGGAgtggtagacgaacttcgcgaaGATGTCGACGTCGTGCCATCTCAAGAATCGATCGGAAACTTTGACGGCGAGATTGTGCTGGATCCCGCAGAGCTGGCACAGGCCATTAGTGCTAACGAGAACGCCGAACAGGTAACTTCCAGCGTCGATGATAATGCTTTGGAGAGTGGCCACGCCGCGCACAGTTTTCCCACGACCGATCCGGCAGATTTGGTCACCCTTGCTTCGCAGCCGATTGTCGTGGATCAGATGCTATCAGCGACCGGTGATAACATGGACTTGGAACTGTTGATTGGCGAGAAGCAATTGCGCGGAGATGAATCGACCATGGGCACGATTCAGAAAGGTTTGGACGTGGTGAAGAACAAGATTCGCAAGCCCAAGATCGCGTCCAACTTTAGCGAGGCCTGCAAGCTGATGAAAGTACGTCGCCAGATTGAACGCCAGGAAAAGAAGAAGCGCGAGCAGGCGATGGTGCTGGCCAAGAAGCTCATCAACGAAAACGGCTCCGCGATGGAAGAAGACCAAGGTATTGAACTGGAATTTGTGTGCGATTCAACGCGAAACAACTCTGCCCCGATCATCTCGTCACCGGTTCGACAGAAATCCAAACTGAACGACGAGCAGAGCCTGTTGTATTTCCCAGAAGAATCGGAAGTTTACCCTGTAAACGAGAACCTTCGCGAGTTTTTGAAACAGAAAACGGAGAAATCAACGTTTGCTGAAGATTACGCCGTGGAGTGTCTGAAGATAAAGCTACATTCACTTCAAGCGCAGCAGAAAGAGCCCGGAAAGGCACTGTTTCCGGACACTGAAGAGGATGAAATTATGGCGGTAGAAATTACCGAAATCGATGACATTTCCAGCGATAACTGCACCGTCGTGCTCGAGAGGATAAATATGAATTCCCCAAAGTGGCAAAAATTGCGCGCCCCTTCCGTTGACAGTGACGGAGCTAAAACCCAAGACACCGTTTCTAGCCTGGAAGTGCCACCAAATGACGCAGCCTATGAAGAAATGAGTCAATCTAAACCGGTGGAGGAGTCCTCAACAACTGAAACAAAAG